In a single window of the Pseudobacteriovorax antillogorgiicola genome:
- the nirB gene encoding nitrite reductase large subunit NirB: MSKKICIIGSGMAGVKLAEKLCKQGQHHSITIFGKETHLPYNRILLSSVLAGEKCLEDIQTHSQEWFLKNNIEYRSRCSIETIDWQNKVLIDQSQRSYEYDDAIIATGSTAFRIPIPGSNHPDVLVFRDMDDITSLMAIDQNKTVAVIGGGLLGLEAAYGLHTRGIKVKVIHLLDHLMEKQLDSKASQLLLSQLSQKGIEFHTSTCSREIVIQNDRIIGIKTKDDQFIAADKIVMAIGIKPRVDLARRSDIPCNRGILVNEFMETQVPNVYALGECVEFDGQTFGLVAPLYDMADTLAKNLSQGDEPAHPYEMQSYPTRLKVSGVDLYVSGSPNADSGDEELILVDETAGIYRKILIHDHKLKGVLLYGNTDHSHWYQSLLVSQDSIETMRNHLVIGPGSHVETSMDISAMADDEEVCGCNGVSKGAIVCAIQEKGLSSLGSVKAVTKAATGCGSCEGLVSGIMQSLNGDHLLEANEETGICPCTPWDHDRIRAYIFNHKMESVTEAFQRMSWINRDGCHKCRPAVNYYLLAANPEGYQDDPQSRFVNERLHANIQKDGTFSVIPRMFGGMTSADELRALADTVDEFNIPTVKVTGGQRIDLLGVKREDLPKVWQKLNQAGMVSGHAYGKAVRTVKTCVGSEWCRFGTQDSTSMGVEIERATWGSWTPHKFKMAVSGCKRNCAEATIKDFGVVAVESGWEIYIGGNGGTKVRACDFLCKVETSDEVMEYTGAFLQLYRENARYLERTAPWIERVGLDWVKDELVHQAANRSTLYDRFQRSQARSQSDPWAELSKSPHPSLQA; the protein is encoded by the coding sequence ATGAGCAAAAAAATCTGTATTATAGGTAGTGGTATGGCTGGAGTTAAGCTAGCGGAAAAGCTATGCAAGCAAGGACAACACCACTCCATAACTATCTTTGGCAAGGAAACCCACCTACCATACAACCGCATTCTTCTTTCTTCGGTTCTAGCGGGTGAGAAGTGCTTAGAAGATATTCAAACCCACAGCCAAGAGTGGTTTTTAAAGAATAACATCGAATATCGAAGTCGTTGCTCTATCGAGACGATCGATTGGCAAAACAAGGTCCTTATAGATCAAAGTCAGCGTAGCTACGAATACGACGATGCTATTATTGCGACTGGATCAACAGCCTTTCGCATTCCTATCCCTGGATCAAATCACCCTGATGTCCTAGTTTTTCGTGACATGGATGATATCACTTCGCTGATGGCTATAGATCAGAATAAAACTGTAGCTGTCATCGGTGGAGGCTTGCTTGGTCTCGAAGCTGCCTATGGTTTACATACTCGTGGCATCAAAGTTAAGGTTATTCATCTTCTTGATCATCTTATGGAGAAGCAACTCGACTCCAAAGCATCGCAGCTTCTTCTTTCTCAGTTGAGCCAAAAAGGAATCGAATTTCATACCAGCACATGTAGCCGCGAAATCGTCATTCAAAACGATCGAATTATAGGTATTAAAACTAAGGACGATCAATTTATTGCAGCCGACAAGATCGTAATGGCGATCGGCATAAAACCCAGAGTTGACCTCGCAAGACGATCAGATATTCCATGTAACCGAGGGATTCTTGTCAACGAATTCATGGAAACTCAAGTTCCCAACGTCTATGCATTGGGGGAATGCGTGGAATTCGATGGGCAAACCTTTGGTCTTGTAGCTCCGCTTTACGACATGGCTGATACCTTAGCTAAAAATCTAAGTCAAGGCGATGAGCCCGCGCATCCTTACGAAATGCAATCTTACCCGACACGGCTTAAGGTATCTGGAGTAGACCTGTATGTATCAGGCTCTCCAAATGCAGATTCTGGAGATGAAGAACTGATTCTTGTTGATGAAACAGCTGGTATCTATCGCAAGATTCTGATTCATGACCACAAACTCAAAGGTGTCCTTCTATACGGTAATACTGATCACAGTCACTGGTATCAGTCTCTATTAGTAAGCCAAGATTCGATTGAAACCATGCGAAACCATCTTGTCATTGGCCCCGGCTCTCATGTAGAGACAAGCATGGATATCAGTGCGATGGCCGACGACGAGGAGGTCTGTGGCTGCAATGGTGTGAGTAAGGGTGCCATCGTATGTGCTATACAAGAAAAGGGTCTGTCGTCATTAGGATCGGTGAAAGCCGTAACAAAAGCAGCAACAGGATGTGGCAGCTGTGAAGGGTTGGTTTCTGGAATCATGCAATCGCTAAACGGAGATCACTTATTAGAAGCGAACGAGGAAACGGGAATCTGTCCTTGTACTCCATGGGATCATGATCGCATTCGAGCCTACATATTTAATCACAAGATGGAATCGGTGACGGAGGCTTTCCAACGCATGTCGTGGATCAATCGTGATGGTTGTCATAAGTGCCGCCCGGCCGTGAATTACTATCTCTTGGCTGCCAACCCAGAAGGATATCAAGACGATCCTCAATCCCGCTTTGTAAATGAGCGACTCCATGCCAATATCCAGAAGGATGGCACATTCTCTGTTATTCCTAGGATGTTTGGAGGCATGACAAGCGCTGATGAGTTGCGAGCCTTGGCCGATACGGTCGACGAATTTAACATTCCAACGGTAAAAGTCACTGGTGGCCAAAGAATTGATCTTCTCGGCGTAAAGCGCGAAGACTTACCAAAGGTATGGCAGAAACTCAATCAAGCGGGCATGGTATCTGGACATGCCTATGGCAAAGCAGTTCGAACTGTGAAAACTTGTGTAGGTTCTGAGTGGTGTCGCTTTGGAACTCAAGACTCGACATCTATGGGAGTCGAAATTGAAAGAGCCACGTGGGGGTCTTGGACACCTCATAAATTCAAGATGGCAGTTAGTGGCTGCAAGCGCAATTGTGCCGAAGCTACCATCAAAGACTTTGGAGTTGTGGCTGTAGAATCTGGTTGGGAAATCTATATTGGTGGTAATGGCGGCACTAAGGTTCGCGCCTGTGATTTTCTTTGCAAAGTAGAAACCAGTGATGAAGTTATGGAATATACGGGCGCATTCTTGCAACTTTATCGGGAAAACGCTCGCTACTTAGAGCGCACAGCCCCCTGGATCGAACGAGTCGGCTTGGATTGGGTTAAGGATGAGCTAGTCCATCAAGCGGCCAACCGCTCGACCCTATACGATCGCTTTCAACGATCTCAAGCTCGAAGCCAAAGCGATCCGTGGGCAGAACTCAGCAAATCCCCACATCCTAGTTTGCAAGCATAA
- a CDS encoding MFS transporter: MEQHKAGRLNLTDFKSVPMRTFHITWLSFFMCFFAWFGIAPLMAVVRDEFSLTKSQIGTIIVASVSATVIMRLLLGYVCDRIGPRKTYTYLLAFGSIPVFGIAFSNSYETFLIARLLIGCIGASFVLTQYHTSVMFTSRVVGTANATSAGWGNLGGGVTQMVMPLVFTGFLGLGFAASMSWRLSMVVTAFGLLLCAFLYFRYTQDFPQGNWDELKDERKKDLAQHIDGESNLKELLKDYRIWLLFVIYGACFGMELTINNVAALYYIDRFGLDLKSAGLMAGLFGLMNIFARSLGGVWADRFGVQSGLKGRVRFLALILFLEGAALLLFSSMDILWTAVFSMIIFSLCVQMAEGATYAVVPFINRKHLGVVSGIVGAGGNMGAVVFGFLFRSESLSYGDAFGVLGIFVMAVSFAVPLIRFSPEKENFEKEVMARAMAVKSP; encoded by the coding sequence ATGGAACAGCACAAAGCAGGTCGCTTAAACCTCACAGACTTTAAGTCGGTCCCCATGAGAACCTTTCACATTACATGGCTTTCATTCTTTATGTGTTTCTTTGCTTGGTTTGGAATTGCGCCTCTTATGGCAGTTGTGAGAGATGAGTTTAGCCTGACGAAATCACAAATCGGTACGATTATCGTAGCGAGTGTCTCAGCAACCGTGATTATGCGTTTGCTTCTGGGGTATGTTTGCGATCGTATTGGCCCTAGAAAAACCTATACCTATTTGTTGGCTTTTGGTTCTATTCCTGTTTTTGGCATAGCCTTCTCAAATTCATATGAAACTTTTTTGATCGCACGATTGCTCATCGGTTGTATTGGTGCCTCGTTTGTTCTAACTCAGTATCATACCAGCGTGATGTTTACCTCCCGGGTTGTCGGAACTGCAAACGCAACATCAGCAGGCTGGGGTAATTTAGGGGGTGGAGTTACGCAAATGGTGATGCCTCTAGTGTTTACTGGCTTTTTGGGATTAGGATTTGCGGCATCAATGAGCTGGCGACTATCTATGGTCGTAACGGCCTTTGGACTTTTGCTTTGTGCCTTTCTCTATTTTCGCTATACCCAGGATTTTCCTCAAGGCAATTGGGATGAGCTTAAAGATGAACGAAAGAAGGATCTCGCGCAGCATATCGATGGCGAAAGCAATCTCAAAGAACTTCTTAAAGACTATAGAATTTGGCTTCTATTCGTTATCTATGGTGCCTGCTTTGGTATGGAGCTTACCATTAATAACGTCGCTGCCCTCTATTATATCGATCGATTTGGGCTGGATCTGAAATCAGCTGGATTGATGGCTGGATTGTTTGGTCTGATGAATATTTTTGCGCGCAGCTTAGGAGGAGTTTGGGCTGACCGCTTTGGAGTTCAATCAGGGCTGAAGGGAAGGGTGCGCTTTCTCGCCCTGATATTGTTTTTAGAAGGGGCAGCGCTACTTCTATTCTCAAGTATGGATATCCTTTGGACTGCGGTTTTCTCAATGATCATTTTCAGTCTTTGTGTGCAAATGGCTGAAGGAGCGACCTATGCTGTGGTGCCCTTTATCAATCGTAAGCATCTTGGAGTGGTGTCTGGCATCGTAGGGGCTGGTGGCAATATGGGAGCCGTCGTGTTTGGCTTTCTATTTCGCAGCGAAAGTCTGAGCTATGGGGATGCTTTTGGGGTGCTAGGAATATTCGTTATGGCTGTGTCATTTGCTGTACCATTGATACGCTTCTCTCCTGAGAAAGAAAATTTTGAGAAGGAAGTCATGGCGCGGGCTATGGCTGTCAAGTCACCTTAG
- a CDS encoding EI24 domain-containing protein has translation MPRQASTFGCGAYVNSCDESEIMANPVAQLSKGLKTYWLGMSWLRQNPKYLMMLLIPSFIGILSVVLMFSSFWEHRDVIYDWVLFEPGESFLWVIAFNVARFFASVIIFILTLVSGLLVSNIISAPIYEVVSAAVERDKTGKVVEISLWESIKLIPEELKKIVAILGVSIVLMLLPIVNFVAVFLTAFLIGWDFYDYPLARRGQSFRQRREAALKDFWSIMGLGLWLTIPGLQIFLYPFAVVGGTLLNLERLEKIEAPVS, from the coding sequence ATGCCACGTCAGGCGAGCACTTTCGGTTGTGGTGCCTATGTCAACAGTTGCGATGAAAGTGAAATAATGGCAAATCCCGTTGCTCAGTTATCAAAAGGTCTCAAAACGTATTGGTTGGGAATGTCTTGGCTAAGGCAGAACCCTAAGTATCTCATGATGTTGCTGATCCCCTCCTTCATTGGCATCCTGTCTGTGGTTCTAATGTTCAGCAGCTTTTGGGAGCACCGGGACGTTATTTATGACTGGGTCTTGTTCGAGCCAGGAGAAAGCTTTCTATGGGTGATTGCTTTTAACGTTGCGCGCTTTTTCGCCTCGGTGATTATTTTCATACTAACACTCGTTAGTGGCTTGCTTGTTTCTAACATCATCTCAGCGCCTATCTACGAGGTGGTTTCTGCTGCAGTGGAGCGGGACAAAACAGGAAAAGTGGTTGAGATTTCTCTCTGGGAATCTATAAAGTTGATACCAGAGGAACTGAAGAAGATTGTCGCAATTCTCGGAGTATCCATAGTTCTGATGCTCCTTCCTATTGTTAATTTTGTCGCTGTTTTTCTGACAGCTTTCCTTATTGGCTGGGATTTCTACGACTACCCACTTGCGAGGCGTGGCCAAAGTTTCCGGCAGCGTCGTGAGGCGGCGCTGAAAGATTTTTGGTCGATCATGGGTCTAGGTCTTTGGTTGACGATCCCCGGTTTGCAGATATTCCTATATCCTTTCGCAGTGGTTGGGGGCACTTTGCTCAATCTGGAGCGGCTAGAAAAGATAGAGGCACCGGTGTCTTAG
- the recA gene encoding recombinase RecA, with the protein MRSKAMVMENVKERVQAIDAAVSSIEKQFGKGAIMRLGTADGAASKVEAISTGALSLDMALGVGGLPKGRIVEIYGPESSGKTTLTLHAVAEAQKAGGVAAFVDAEHALDTSYAKKIGVNLEELLVSQPDTGEQALEIVDMLVRSDAVNLIVVDSVAALTPKAEIEGEMGDHHVGLQARLMSQALRKLTASIARSHCTVIFINQIRMKIGVMFGSPETTTGGNALKFYSSVRMDIRRIAAIKQSDEVVGNRVRVKVVKNKVAAPFREAEFDVMFGEGISQTGDVLDLGVSKDVVNKTGAWFSYKDQRLGQGREKAKEFLAQNPDVFKSIELEVKDKFGLLDDKKAADGKPVQVPGASVEAPATGTKGRRKK; encoded by the coding sequence ATGAGGTCTAAGGCCATGGTAATGGAAAATGTTAAAGAGCGTGTCCAGGCGATTGATGCAGCGGTTAGCTCTATTGAGAAGCAGTTTGGTAAAGGTGCTATCATGCGCCTTGGAACGGCTGATGGGGCAGCATCGAAGGTGGAAGCTATTTCTACCGGAGCTTTGTCCTTAGATATGGCTCTTGGCGTGGGCGGCTTGCCTAAGGGGCGGATTGTCGAGATCTACGGTCCAGAGTCAAGTGGTAAAACGACGCTAACCTTGCATGCTGTTGCTGAAGCTCAAAAGGCTGGCGGCGTTGCCGCGTTTGTGGATGCTGAGCATGCTCTCGACACATCCTACGCTAAGAAGATCGGTGTCAACCTTGAGGAGCTTTTGGTATCCCAGCCGGATACTGGTGAGCAAGCTCTTGAGATTGTGGATATGCTAGTCCGAAGTGACGCTGTTAACCTGATCGTTGTCGACTCCGTTGCAGCGCTGACGCCTAAGGCTGAAATCGAAGGGGAGATGGGGGATCACCATGTTGGTCTGCAAGCGCGGTTGATGTCGCAGGCCTTGCGGAAGCTGACAGCTTCGATCGCACGCTCTCATTGTACAGTCATTTTCATCAACCAGATTCGGATGAAGATTGGAGTGATGTTCGGTAGCCCTGAAACGACCACGGGTGGCAACGCGTTGAAGTTCTACTCATCGGTTCGTATGGATATCCGACGAATCGCAGCCATCAAGCAGAGTGATGAGGTTGTTGGAAACCGAGTACGTGTGAAGGTGGTCAAGAATAAGGTGGCAGCGCCTTTCCGTGAAGCTGAGTTTGACGTGATGTTTGGCGAGGGAATCTCGCAAACTGGCGACGTTCTTGATCTTGGAGTGAGCAAGGATGTTGTTAATAAGACGGGGGCATGGTTCTCCTACAAGGATCAGCGATTGGGTCAAGGACGCGAGAAGGCCAAGGAGTTCTTGGCACAGAACCCAGATGTGTTTAAGAGCATCGAATTGGAAGTGAAGGATAAGTTTGGCCTCCTAGATGATAAGAAGGCGGCTGACGGTAAGCCAGTTCAAGTGCCAGGTGCTTCGGTAGAAGCGCCTGCAACGGGAACAAAAGGACGCCGGAAGAAGTAG
- a CDS encoding VWA domain-containing protein, with amino-acid sequence MLLKLLPLTLLLGSLNLSCQNAEFKGVEKNNAEVCESGEVYTGANFLFLVDNSRSMIDTDCPSGDSANCGPTNRERAILSAFDALTEAFVSSDRDEAISSIAIARFTPDNRNQSFEDMPAESYISVESFPENRSMLEQRLSFTRSPKGDTPYLNAILWGEKFVSEETSANGRKNILVLVTDGEPTDKSPKEVREKAESLDAPIITIRVNQSGLNMEQRRDIHQGVIQKNYSQWTTENYDNLNLYVDDLMSLPQDISSREIIEISSVAELEAKIFQDIILETVPCLPSK; translated from the coding sequence ATGTTGTTGAAGTTGCTGCCATTAACCCTATTGCTAGGATCTCTAAACCTCTCTTGTCAGAATGCGGAGTTTAAAGGTGTTGAGAAAAACAACGCTGAAGTTTGTGAGTCTGGAGAGGTTTACACAGGAGCGAATTTCCTGTTTCTTGTCGATAATTCAAGGTCAATGATCGACACCGACTGCCCTAGCGGAGACTCCGCTAATTGTGGCCCCACCAATCGCGAACGAGCAATTCTTTCGGCTTTCGATGCACTCACCGAAGCCTTCGTGTCTAGTGACCGTGACGAAGCCATCAGCTCTATAGCCATCGCTCGCTTTACCCCAGACAATCGGAATCAAAGCTTTGAAGACATGCCTGCTGAGAGTTATATTAGCGTCGAGTCATTCCCTGAAAATCGCTCAATGTTAGAACAGCGGCTTTCATTTACGCGCTCACCAAAAGGCGATACTCCGTATTTGAATGCCATTCTCTGGGGTGAAAAATTTGTCAGCGAAGAAACATCTGCCAACGGTCGCAAAAACATTCTTGTGTTGGTGACTGACGGCGAACCAACAGACAAAAGCCCAAAGGAGGTTCGTGAGAAAGCTGAAAGTTTGGATGCTCCTATCATCACCATCCGTGTCAACCAAAGTGGGCTGAACATGGAGCAAAGACGGGATATTCACCAGGGTGTGATTCAGAAAAACTATTCTCAGTGGACCACTGAGAATTACGATAATCTCAATCTTTACGTGGATGACTTGATGAGCCTCCCTCAGGACATTTCGAGCCGGGAGATCATTGAAATTTCGTCTGTTGCAGAGCTGGAGGCTAAGATCTTTCAAGACATCATTCTTGAAACAGTTCCTTGTCTGCCAAGCAAATAA
- a CDS encoding SAM-dependent methyltransferase: protein MMNFALGSLFGFCLFWILSDSFFMFCLRSVTLSLFGKSEFFDQQEQLLNIEQNSSWANLGYWSNTRSYPQAAKAMAVLLGERCKLNSHDKVIDIGFGNGDQLCLWIEHFQVREVQGFNISESQNALARRRTRALERVNIFQGSFQQVPTDTRVDKILALDCAYHFQSRETFFSFCHKTLNPEGGIGLVDLTVNLSQVSFIEKGMVRLMAAASKIPLENLVDRSTYEKQLSDHHLELLEWEDISEQVFSPFSQFVAHHHTEFASWSKPDHWFKYRISAWVLQWLYERRLISLAVIIAKQGTK, encoded by the coding sequence ATGATGAACTTCGCTCTAGGAAGCCTTTTTGGTTTCTGCCTGTTTTGGATTCTTTCAGATTCTTTTTTTATGTTTTGTCTGCGTTCCGTGACTTTGTCACTGTTTGGTAAGAGTGAGTTTTTCGATCAGCAAGAACAATTGCTCAATATCGAGCAAAACTCATCTTGGGCGAACCTGGGCTATTGGTCTAATACCAGAAGCTACCCCCAAGCTGCTAAGGCCATGGCTGTGCTACTTGGAGAGAGGTGTAAATTAAACTCACATGATAAGGTGATCGACATTGGTTTTGGCAATGGTGATCAACTTTGCCTTTGGATCGAACATTTTCAAGTCAGGGAGGTTCAGGGGTTTAACATTTCCGAATCTCAGAATGCTCTGGCTCGAAGAAGAACCCGCGCCTTAGAGCGAGTCAATATCTTTCAGGGCAGTTTTCAGCAAGTCCCCACCGATACAAGAGTCGATAAGATTCTGGCCTTAGACTGTGCCTACCACTTTCAGTCCCGCGAAACTTTTTTCAGCTTCTGTCACAAGACTCTTAACCCGGAGGGCGGTATTGGCCTCGTCGACCTCACCGTAAACCTTAGCCAAGTATCTTTCATAGAAAAGGGCATGGTTCGGTTGATGGCAGCAGCATCAAAAATCCCTTTGGAAAACCTAGTGGATCGCTCCACCTATGAGAAACAGCTCTCTGATCACCACTTAGAGCTCCTCGAATGGGAGGATATATCTGAGCAAGTCTTTAGTCCCTTTTCTCAATTCGTTGCACACCACCACACAGAATTCGCTAGCTGGAGCAAACCCGACCATTGGTTTAAGTACCGGATCAGCGCCTGGGTTCTCCAATGGCTTTACGAGCGTCGCCTGATTTCCCTTGCGGTCATCATAGCTAAGCAAGGAACTAAATAA
- a CDS encoding glycerol-3-phosphate dehydrogenase/oxidase — protein MSLRESNLSQLKSKIFDVLVVGGGINGSVAAAALSAKGSKVALVEKKDFASYTSQESSNLAWGGIKYMESYEFGLVWNLCASRNRLIRSFPSQVKEIRFFTTLPKKFRKPRLLVFLGSCLYWVMGRFFTKPPRLLSKRQIRKEEPIVKIDNTQGGLEYSDSYLVDNDARFVFKFVRKAMDYGCAATNYTKVQNSEYSDEDKLWHILVKDLIHNQEFVVKARSIVNATGPFVDQLNQYSHIETQHQHLFSKGVHLIVRKLSQVRHVLTFFASDGRMFFVIPMGPRSCIGTTDTRVSDLPPRVTEEDRNFILENINERLNLEQALTSDDIIAERCGVRPLVVKKKGGDQDDGDWLNLSRKHVIEVDRDRRHVSIFGGKLTDCINIGEELVDIMIDMNIDVPQAKTMWYGEPDEAVWREFQKQARLIGLDGLTSVSSSEPLSVRLWRRYGMRALELLEDIRQDIRMADLVIEEAEYIRAELHYAAKSEMITKLEDFLRRRSKIALVVSHDTIKSAPGLREACRILFEDQADERYREYFF, from the coding sequence TTGTCACTTCGGGAATCGAATCTAAGTCAGCTAAAATCAAAAATTTTCGATGTTTTGGTGGTCGGCGGAGGGATCAACGGCTCTGTAGCTGCAGCTGCTCTTTCGGCTAAAGGGAGCAAGGTTGCCCTCGTGGAAAAGAAGGACTTTGCCTCGTATACAAGTCAGGAATCCTCCAACCTCGCTTGGGGCGGTATTAAGTATATGGAGTCCTACGAGTTTGGCTTGGTCTGGAATCTCTGTGCCTCTCGTAATCGCCTGATTCGCTCGTTTCCAAGTCAGGTGAAGGAGATCAGATTCTTTACAACACTTCCTAAGAAATTTAGAAAGCCAAGGCTCTTAGTATTCCTTGGTTCCTGTCTCTACTGGGTCATGGGGCGCTTCTTCACCAAGCCTCCAAGGCTGTTGTCTAAAAGACAGATCCGAAAAGAAGAGCCGATTGTGAAGATTGACAATACCCAAGGTGGACTGGAGTACTCAGACTCATATCTCGTTGATAACGATGCTCGCTTTGTTTTTAAGTTTGTTCGTAAAGCGATGGATTATGGCTGTGCGGCAACCAACTATACAAAAGTCCAGAACTCGGAGTACAGTGACGAAGATAAACTTTGGCATATTCTTGTTAAGGATCTTATTCATAACCAAGAGTTTGTGGTAAAAGCTAGGTCTATCGTCAATGCTACTGGCCCTTTTGTAGATCAACTCAATCAGTACAGCCATATAGAAACTCAGCACCAGCATCTGTTTTCGAAGGGAGTTCATCTCATCGTTCGAAAGTTGAGTCAAGTTCGTCATGTTCTAACATTCTTTGCAAGCGATGGTCGGATGTTCTTTGTGATTCCTATGGGCCCTCGGTCTTGTATAGGCACCACTGACACTAGAGTTTCGGATTTGCCGCCTAGGGTGACTGAGGAGGATCGAAACTTTATTCTAGAAAATATCAACGAACGACTCAATCTTGAGCAAGCCTTGACCAGCGATGACATTATCGCTGAACGCTGCGGGGTTCGACCACTGGTGGTGAAGAAAAAAGGTGGTGATCAGGATGATGGCGATTGGCTTAACCTTTCCCGTAAGCATGTGATTGAAGTCGATCGGGATCGACGCCACGTCAGTATTTTCGGTGGCAAGCTTACTGATTGCATCAATATTGGTGAAGAGCTAGTGGACATCATGATTGATATGAATATCGATGTTCCTCAAGCCAAGACCATGTGGTATGGCGAGCCAGACGAAGCGGTCTGGCGCGAATTTCAAAAGCAGGCACGATTGATTGGTTTGGACGGGCTAACTTCTGTGAGTAGCTCTGAACCTTTGTCGGTGAGGTTATGGAGACGATACGGCATGCGAGCTCTTGAGCTTCTGGAAGATATCCGGCAAGACATTCGCATGGCAGACTTGGTGATCGAAGAAGCCGAGTACATCCGTGCTGAGCTACATTATGCCGCCAAATCTGAGATGATTACCAAACTTGAAGATTTCTTGCGGCGTCGGTCAAAGATTGCGCTGGTTGTGTCTCACGACACCATCAAAAGTGCCCCAGGACTTCGAGAAGCCTGCCGGATCTTATTTGAGGATCAGGCAGATGAACGCTATCGAGAATATTTTTTCTAG
- a CDS encoding type IV pilus twitching motility protein PilT, translated as MKLEKILKVAVRGGASDVILKTGSIPRFRFNGELLTLTDGETIDAALMQDWISALVPQHLKVKLHELVDLDFSYTTSEGNRFRVNLFRQMQKYGLVLRVINSHIRTMEELQLPSIMKEFPKLQRGLILVTGATGSGKSTTLASIIEKINTTRAAHIITIEDPIEFVFKEKKATINQREIGTDTLDFESALRSALRQNPDVILVGELRDRETTETALMAAETGHLVLSTLHTMDAVESLTRLLSYFPPHQHDSLRIMLSQTLNYIVSQRLIPKADQRGLVPAMEILASNELVREEIQKGEDFRILKDAIRNGKRSYGMQSFDQSLLFFVKKGIITEQTAIQHATNKKDLELALRGFGQG; from the coding sequence ATGAAGCTTGAGAAAATTCTCAAAGTAGCGGTCCGTGGCGGTGCCAGTGATGTCATTTTAAAAACCGGTTCAATTCCCAGATTTAGATTTAATGGCGAACTCCTTACTCTGACAGATGGGGAAACCATCGATGCTGCTCTCATGCAAGACTGGATCAGTGCTCTGGTGCCTCAACACCTGAAAGTAAAGCTTCATGAATTAGTCGATCTTGACTTTTCCTATACCACTTCCGAAGGTAATCGATTTCGTGTCAATTTATTTAGGCAGATGCAAAAATATGGTTTGGTATTGCGAGTCATCAACTCTCACATCCGAACGATGGAAGAGCTCCAGTTGCCGTCGATAATGAAAGAGTTTCCTAAGCTCCAGCGTGGTTTAATCTTGGTCACGGGCGCTACTGGCAGTGGCAAGTCGACAACTTTAGCTTCGATCATCGAAAAAATCAATACCACCAGAGCTGCTCATATCATAACAATCGAAGACCCCATTGAGTTTGTTTTTAAAGAGAAGAAAGCCACCATCAATCAACGAGAGATCGGCACTGATACACTAGACTTCGAATCAGCTCTTCGTAGCGCCTTACGACAGAATCCTGATGTCATTCTTGTGGGCGAGCTTCGTGATCGAGAAACAACGGAAACGGCACTCATGGCTGCAGAAACAGGGCACCTAGTTCTTTCAACGCTTCATACCATGGATGCTGTGGAAAGCCTCACACGGCTTCTGTCGTACTTTCCTCCTCATCAACACGATTCGCTGCGCATCATGCTTTCTCAAACACTCAACTACATCGTTTCCCAAAGACTGATTCCAAAAGCTGACCAGCGAGGGCTTGTTCCAGCTATGGAAATACTTGCCTCAAATGAACTTGTTCGGGAAGAAATCCAAAAGGGAGAAGACTTTCGAATTCTTAAAGATGCCATTAGAAATGGCAAGCGCTCCTACGGCATGCAAAGCTTTGATCAGTCTCTATTATTTTTCGTAAAGAAAGGTATCATTACTGAGCAGACAGCAATCCAGCATGCTACCAATAAGAAAGATTTAGAGCTAGCTCTGAGAGGCTTTGGTCAAGGCTAG